One genomic window of Dasypus novemcinctus isolate mDasNov1 chromosome 31, mDasNov1.1.hap2, whole genome shotgun sequence includes the following:
- the LOC131276995 gene encoding olfactory receptor 6M1-like — protein MILLVCCDYHLHSPMYFFVANLSFLDVTIMSTVVPKMLANTFLLIKTISLEECLTQCFFYSLLGSTEFFILTVMSFDRYIAICNPLRYALIMSKRTCIILLLGSYVGAFVLILPTFILIASLPFCGSNVINHFFCDSAPVLKLACADISLAELADFISSALLLLGSFLLTVVSYTYIAITSLRIPSHQGRQKAFSTCVSHLTVVTLFYGSSIFIYIRPKKDNIVDVNKFATVLNTIITPMLNPFIYSLRNKKVKESVRDAISKYVTMLASLNSHK, from the coding sequence ATGATCCTTCTCGTGTGTTGTGACTACCATCTTCATTCACCCATGTATTTCTTTGTAGCCAACCTTTCCTTCCTTGATGTCACCATTATGTCCACCGTGGTGCCTAAAATGCTAGCCAACACATTTTTACTTATCAAAACAATATCTTTGGAGGAGTGCCTCACACAGTGTTTCTTCTATTCCCTCCTGGGATCCACAGAATTCTTCATCCTCACTGTCATGTCCTTTGACCGATACATTGCCATCTGCAACCCACTGAGGTATGCCCTCATCATGAGCAAGCGGACTTGTATAATATTGCTGTTGGGATCCTATGTGGGTGCATTTGTGTTGATTTTACCTACATTCATCTTAATTGCTTCTCTACCCTTTTGTGGTTCAAATGTAATTAATCATTTCTTCTGTGACAGTGCCCCAGTGCtaaagctggcctgtgcagacaTCTCTCTGGCAGAGCTGGCAGATTTCATATCTTCTGCTCTGTTGCTCTTGGGCTCTTTTCTGTTGACAGTTGTCTCTTACACCTACATTGCCATTACTAGCCTCAGGATTCCTTCTCATCAGGGAAGGCAGAAGGCTTTTTCCACATGTGTTTCTCACCTCACAGTGGTCACACTTTTTTATGGGAGTTCTATTTTCATCTATATTCGCCCAAAAAAGGACAATATAGTGGATGTTAACAAATTCGCCACTGTACTTAATACCATCATAACACCAATGCTGAACCCTTTTATTTACAGCCTCCGTAATAAGAAAGTCAAAGAATCTGTGAGAGATGCCATTAGTAAATATGTAACTATGTTAGCAAGTTTAAATTCTCATAAATga